A stretch of Verrucomicrobiia bacterium DNA encodes these proteins:
- a CDS encoding helix-hairpin-helix domain-containing protein has protein sequence GNGTASRETETFVRALKLPAAIPIVMVNESGASIYSASEVAREEFPAHDVTVRGAVSIGRRLMDPLAELVKLDPKSIGVGQYQHDVDQGGLKRSLDDVVMSCVNGVGVELNTASKQLLSYVSGLGPALAAGIVAYRNENGPFRSRAELRNVPRLGPKAFEQAAGFLRIHDGEHPLDASAVHPESYLIVDTMARDLNCSVRDLLTNAALRQKIQLQKYASETVGLPTLNDIMAELAKPGRDPRHQFEVFAFQSGVEKMEDLKPGMKLPGIVTNVTAFGAFVDIGVHQDGLVHVSQLADRFVKDPAEVVKVHQKVAVTVTEVDLPRKRIALSMKAAPQLGPAPAGRTTPGQPAPRMPAKPAKAQSVDWFTEALNRSKGSQ, from the coding sequence GGCAACGGCACGGCGAGCCGCGAAACTGAAACATTTGTCCGCGCGCTGAAGCTTCCCGCAGCCATCCCAATCGTCATGGTGAACGAAAGCGGCGCCTCCATCTATTCGGCATCCGAAGTCGCGCGGGAGGAATTCCCCGCCCATGACGTCACCGTGCGCGGCGCCGTATCGATTGGCCGCCGCCTTATGGATCCACTGGCTGAACTCGTGAAGCTGGATCCGAAGTCGATCGGCGTGGGACAGTATCAGCACGATGTGGATCAGGGCGGCTTGAAGCGGAGTCTCGACGACGTGGTGATGAGTTGTGTGAACGGCGTGGGCGTGGAGCTAAACACGGCCAGCAAGCAATTGCTCAGCTATGTGTCGGGTCTTGGCCCGGCCTTGGCGGCGGGCATTGTTGCCTATCGCAATGAGAACGGGCCCTTCCGATCCCGCGCCGAACTGCGCAATGTGCCGCGACTTGGGCCGAAGGCGTTTGAACAAGCCGCTGGATTTCTGCGCATTCACGACGGCGAGCACCCGCTCGATGCCAGCGCTGTGCATCCCGAGAGTTACCTGATCGTTGATACCATGGCGCGCGATCTGAATTGCTCGGTTCGCGATCTACTCACGAACGCCGCCCTCCGTCAAAAAATTCAATTGCAGAAATATGCATCCGAGACCGTCGGCCTGCCCACGTTGAATGACATTATGGCGGAGCTGGCGAAACCCGGGCGGGATCCGCGGCACCAGTTCGAAGTGTTCGCCTTTCAATCGGGCGTTGAGAAAATGGAGGATCTCAAACCCGGAATGAAGCTGCCCGGCATCGTCACCAATGTCACGGCGTTCGGCGCGTTTGTGGACATTGGTGTCCATCAGGACGGTCTTGTGCACGTGAGCCAGCTTGCCGATCGCTTCGTCAAGGATCCTGCCGAAGTCGTTAAAGTGCATCAAAAGGTCGCCGTGACCGTCACGGAAGTCGACCTGCCACGAAAGCGGATTGCGCTGTCGATGAAGGCTGCGCCTCAGTTAGGACCGGCACCGGCGGGACGCACAACGCCAGGTCAGCCCGCGCCGAGGATGCCAGCGAAGCCCGCTAAAGCGCAGTCGGTCGATTGGTTTACGGAAGCTTTGAATCGCAGCAAAGGAAGCCAATAG
- a CDS encoding sulfatase: MRSNVLLSLLATLAALCSGTLPAATNPPNVLFLISDDLRTELSCYGSSLAKTPNIDRLAARGVRFDRAYCQFPLCNPSRASMLTGRHPSRTGVLGNRADFRTLHPGIVTLPQLFKENRFAALRAGKIFHGGMDDLKSWTEGGDPQRISDDARLLPNPAQDIMFIQDRSIPESVGQRRARNSDRWIVLEGDGESHGDYRTADRAIQFLRDHTNKPFFLGCGFVKPHSPPSAPRRFYELYPTNQIELPPDFATRPTVPEGFPRAAIRQRNADLFMGREASPAEARQMIQAYVASTSWMDWNVGRVLDELDRLGLRDRTIVVFWGDHGYQLGEKGKWSKAGSLFEQGTRSPLIIAAPRAKGNGKASQRIVEAIDIYPTLAELCGLDVPSTVDGRSLASLLENPSAEWNHPAFTVWSEDGRTFHGVSVRTPKYRYAEFQGGGGGAMLFDETADPHELRNLADDPNFAGIKEEHSRLIRDYIQRMQQ, encoded by the coding sequence ATGAGATCCAACGTTTTGCTGTCGTTGCTCGCCACCTTGGCCGCACTTTGCAGCGGTACGCTTCCCGCAGCGACGAACCCGCCGAACGTGTTGTTCCTGATCTCTGATGACCTGCGAACGGAGTTATCGTGCTATGGCAGTTCGCTCGCTAAAACTCCCAACATTGACAGGCTGGCTGCCCGTGGCGTGCGGTTTGATAGGGCCTATTGCCAGTTCCCCCTGTGCAATCCTTCACGGGCATCGATGCTCACTGGACGCCATCCGAGCCGCACCGGCGTCCTGGGAAACCGCGCCGATTTCCGGACCTTGCACCCCGGCATCGTCACGCTCCCGCAGTTGTTCAAGGAAAACCGATTCGCAGCACTCCGCGCCGGGAAAATTTTTCATGGAGGCATGGATGACCTCAAGTCCTGGACGGAAGGCGGCGACCCGCAGAGAATCAGCGACGACGCCCGACTCCTGCCCAACCCTGCGCAGGACATAATGTTCATCCAGGATCGCTCCATTCCAGAAAGCGTGGGGCAGAGGCGCGCGCGCAATTCGGATCGATGGATCGTGCTGGAGGGCGACGGAGAATCGCATGGAGATTACCGCACAGCCGACCGCGCGATTCAGTTCCTGCGGGATCACACGAACAAGCCGTTCTTCCTGGGCTGCGGGTTTGTGAAGCCACACAGCCCGCCTTCTGCGCCCAGGCGATTCTACGAGTTGTATCCGACGAACCAGATTGAACTGCCGCCGGATTTCGCGACGCGGCCAACGGTGCCTGAGGGATTTCCGCGGGCAGCCATTCGCCAGCGGAACGCAGACCTTTTCATGGGTCGCGAGGCCTCACCCGCGGAGGCGCGCCAGATGATCCAGGCCTACGTGGCGTCAACTTCATGGATGGACTGGAACGTGGGCCGGGTGCTGGACGAACTTGATCGCCTCGGTTTGCGGGATCGCACAATTGTGGTGTTCTGGGGCGACCACGGGTACCAGCTCGGCGAGAAAGGCAAATGGTCAAAGGCGGGGTCACTCTTTGAGCAAGGCACGCGTTCGCCGCTGATAATTGCCGCGCCGCGTGCAAAAGGAAACGGGAAGGCATCGCAGCGCATTGTTGAAGCCATTGATATTTACCCTACGCTCGCCGAACTCTGCGGTCTGGACGTCCCGTCGACGGTTGACGGCCGCAGCCTGGCGTCGCTACTGGAGAACCCGAGTGCGGAATGGAATCATCCTGCATTCACCGTGTGGAGCGAAGACGGGAGGACGTTCCATGGAGTATCCGTTCGAACCCCCAAGTATCGGTATGCGGAGTTTCAGGGCGGCGGCGGAGGCGCGATGTTGTTCGATGAAACAGCCGACCCGCACGAGCTCAGGAATCTTGCTGACGATCCAAATTTTGCCGGGATCAAAGAGGAGCATTCGCGGCTCATCCGGGATTACATCCAGCGCATGCAGCAATGA
- a CDS encoding AAA family ATPase, translating to MSFSTPRFSRLEAPLTESPLQDLEAVIRSRVPLIAIESNEEPEVVRLVRRIGQRLQLKAYRWTVSDGLQAFEPCDQPRESVRRSNELLAFIRADASHSLFVLLDFHPFMDDNLHVRQLKDIALNYTKHYCTVMLVGHTLRTPEELRPYTATFKLPLPTTDELRAIVLDVAAEWGAANGRREVQTTNKALDLLIRNLAGLSASDARRIARKAIEDDGAISESDLPAVARAKYELLSHDGLLAFEHDNVGRNEVGGLKRLSNWIDARKSFFHGENDVLDPPRGVLLLGVQGCGKSLAAKAIAGILGAPLLRLDFGVLYNKYYGETERNLRKALDMAEVMAPCVLWMDEIEKGIATDSDDDGVSRRVLGTLLTWMAEKKKSVFLVATANDITRLPPELVRKGRFDEIFFVDLPSDANRREIFEIHLRKRKCGAGDFDVAALASAAEGFSGSEIEQAVVSAMYAAHANGRTLEQQDLINELQQTRPLSVVMAESVAALRAWAAPRTVPCD from the coding sequence ATGAGCTTTTCGACTCCTCGATTCTCCCGGCTTGAAGCTCCTCTGACAGAAAGTCCGCTGCAGGATCTGGAGGCTGTGATTCGCTCTCGAGTCCCCCTGATCGCCATTGAAAGCAATGAAGAACCTGAGGTGGTCCGGCTGGTTCGCCGAATCGGCCAGCGGCTGCAGTTGAAGGCATATCGCTGGACAGTGTCGGATGGATTGCAGGCATTCGAACCTTGCGATCAACCCCGTGAATCAGTGCGCCGTTCAAACGAACTCCTGGCCTTCATCCGCGCCGACGCGTCGCACAGCCTGTTCGTCCTGCTCGATTTTCATCCCTTCATGGATGATAACCTGCACGTGCGGCAGCTCAAGGACATCGCGCTAAATTACACCAAGCATTATTGCACGGTCATGCTGGTGGGTCACACGTTGCGAACACCGGAAGAACTGCGTCCCTACACAGCGACATTCAAGCTGCCGCTTCCGACGACGGACGAACTGCGGGCAATTGTCCTGGATGTGGCGGCGGAATGGGGCGCGGCGAATGGACGCCGCGAAGTGCAGACGACGAACAAAGCGCTCGACCTGCTGATACGAAACCTCGCCGGCCTGAGCGCGAGCGACGCGCGGCGCATTGCCCGCAAGGCAATCGAGGACGACGGCGCTATCTCTGAATCGGATCTTCCGGCCGTCGCGCGCGCGAAATACGAACTGCTAAGTCACGACGGACTTTTGGCATTCGAACACGACAACGTCGGACGCAATGAAGTCGGAGGCCTGAAGCGCCTGAGCAACTGGATCGACGCGCGAAAGAGCTTTTTTCATGGCGAGAACGACGTTCTCGACCCGCCTCGCGGCGTTCTCCTGCTGGGTGTGCAAGGCTGCGGAAAAAGTCTCGCTGCAAAGGCGATCGCGGGAATTCTTGGCGCCCCGCTTCTCCGCCTCGATTTTGGCGTGCTCTACAACAAGTATTACGGCGAAACCGAACGCAACCTGCGCAAGGCACTTGATATGGCAGAGGTCATGGCCCCTTGCGTCCTGTGGATGGACGAAATTGAAAAGGGGATCGCAACCGACAGCGATGATGACGGCGTGTCGCGCCGCGTGCTGGGAACACTGCTGACGTGGATGGCAGAGAAGAAGAAGTCCGTGTTCCTCGTTGCGACCGCCAACGACATCACGCGGCTGCCGCCCGAACTCGTGCGGAAGGGACGCTTCGACGAAATCTTTTTCGTGGACCTGCCGAGTGACGCGAACCGTCGCGAGATCTTCGAGATTCATCTGCGCAAACGAAAGTGCGGGGCCGGCGATTTTGATGTCGCGGCTCTGGCTTCCGCAGCAGAAGGATTTTCCGGTTCTGAGATTGAGCAGGCGGTTGTGTCGGCAATGTATGCGGCGCACGCGAATGGCCGAACGTTGGAGCAGCAGGACCTCATCAACGAACTTCAACAAACCAGGCCGTTGTCTGTCGTCATGGCGGAATCCGTCGCCGCCCTTCGCGCCTGGGCTGCGCCCAGGACGGTTCCCTGCGACTGA
- a CDS encoding glycoside hydrolase 43 family protein — protein sequence MNLTTERSRPIADVAIHHPWFPDQGDGTYRNPVLCADYSDPDVVRRGDDFYLVASSFNCTPALPILHSRDLVNWTLIGHALKNLPHERYREVQHGCGIWAPAIRFHAEKFWVFFPTPDEGIFVVTAKDPRGPWSEPRLVQEGKGLIDPCPLWDDDGSAYLVHAYAGSRAGIKHMLRVRPMAPDASRLLGEGQIVFHAPERHPTVEGPKFLKKDGWYYILAPAGGVETGWQLALRSKAVYGPYEERVILETGSTGVNGPHQGALIDLPVGDWWFMHFQDAGVYGRIVHLQPVRWNDGWPLAGKDFDGNGVGEPVAVHAKPNVAHRGPRTAPETSDEFDAPRPGLQWQWHANHDDAWADLTVRPGWLRLIAQFSTDGNLLRLPNLLLQKFPAECFTADTVIELDAEDGTEAGLAIIGKTSAAIALRAMPGGTQFVFRVNDTDTILSANSPSRLHLRACVSSTGMTRFEYSEDGARFTPVPGSFAATKGYWIGAKIGLYCLRRNAGGQGFADADYFRFSPL from the coding sequence ATGAACCTGACGACCGAGCGCTCGCGGCCGATCGCCGATGTGGCGATCCATCATCCCTGGTTTCCAGACCAGGGTGACGGCACTTACCGCAATCCCGTGCTGTGCGCGGATTATTCTGATCCCGATGTTGTCCGCCGCGGCGATGACTTTTACCTGGTAGCGTCGAGTTTCAACTGCACGCCCGCGCTGCCAATCCTTCATTCGCGCGACCTCGTCAACTGGACGCTCATCGGCCACGCGTTGAAAAATCTGCCGCACGAGCGCTATCGCGAGGTTCAGCACGGATGCGGAATCTGGGCGCCTGCGATCCGCTTTCACGCGGAAAAATTTTGGGTTTTCTTCCCGACACCCGACGAGGGGATTTTCGTTGTCACTGCGAAAGATCCGCGCGGACCGTGGTCCGAACCCCGGCTCGTGCAGGAAGGCAAGGGATTGATCGATCCTTGTCCGCTCTGGGATGACGATGGCTCGGCATATCTGGTGCACGCATATGCGGGTTCGCGTGCAGGCATCAAACACATGCTGCGCGTGCGTCCGATGGCACCTGACGCCTCGCGGTTGCTGGGCGAAGGTCAGATCGTCTTTCACGCACCCGAGCGCCATCCTACGGTCGAAGGACCAAAATTTCTCAAGAAGGACGGATGGTATTACATACTCGCGCCAGCGGGCGGAGTGGAAACGGGCTGGCAACTTGCGTTGCGATCAAAAGCTGTTTACGGGCCTTACGAGGAACGCGTCATCCTGGAAACCGGCAGCACGGGCGTCAATGGCCCGCATCAGGGCGCTCTCATCGATCTCCCGGTCGGCGACTGGTGGTTCATGCACTTTCAGGACGCAGGCGTCTACGGACGGATTGTCCACTTGCAGCCTGTGAGGTGGAATGACGGCTGGCCGCTTGCAGGAAAGGATTTCGACGGTAATGGCGTCGGCGAACCCGTGGCTGTGCACGCAAAACCGAACGTCGCACATCGAGGGCCCAGAACAGCACCTGAGACATCCGATGAATTCGACGCACCCCGTCCAGGACTGCAATGGCAATGGCATGCAAATCATGACGACGCATGGGCGGATCTGACCGTCCGTCCAGGATGGCTCCGGCTGATCGCGCAATTCAGCACGGATGGCAATCTTCTGCGATTGCCCAACCTGCTGCTGCAAAAGTTTCCCGCGGAATGTTTTACTGCCGACACAGTCATCGAACTCGATGCGGAGGACGGCACCGAAGCGGGACTGGCAATCATCGGCAAGACGAGCGCCGCAATAGCCCTTCGCGCGATGCCGGGGGGCACCCAGTTTGTCTTCCGTGTCAACGACACTGACACCATTCTCAGCGCCAACTCGCCGAGCCGCCTCCACTTGCGCGCCTGTGTTTCATCGACCGGAATGACTCGATTTGAGTATTCCGAGGATGGTGCCCGGTTCACGCCCGTTCCTGGATCGTTTGCTGCAACGAAGGGCTATTGGATCGGCGCGAAGATCGGCTTGTATTGTCTGCGGCGAAACGCAGGGGGCCAGGGATTTGCGGACGCCGACTACTTCAGGTTCTCGCCGCTTTGA
- a CDS encoding MFS transporter — MQAAPSQHTAAPGTAKSPGHFRWAICGLLFASVAINYIDRNIIGILKKPLSDELGWGETDYAHIASGFQLAYAFGYLLGGRFMDWMGVKRGLPLAVLFWSLAAAAHGLCTYIPLDANVPISIPWTSISWTIPGTVFGFMAARVALGLAEGGNFPGAIKTVAEWFPVKERALATGLFNAGTNVGAIICPIAVPWMYKAWGWPMTFYVTGALGIFWLIAWWWLYDNPEKHRRLSEGERDYIRSGQPQTIEKKESVPWLSLLGYRAVWAYLAASILAGPVWGIYMFFLPDFLQKKYDLPLVQVGNWTAVFYLIASFGGIAGGWLSGRLLTRGWTINAARKISLLACALSVLPIFLAPHVPSIWLTVIIVGIAGSAHQGWSANLFSFVSDTMPKKAISSVVGLGGFVAFLTGAFVAELIGVILKKTGSYASIFAAASIMYLLSLTILHLLVPRIGGKSST, encoded by the coding sequence ATGCAAGCCGCGCCTTCCCAGCACACTGCCGCACCCGGAACAGCGAAAAGCCCGGGACATTTCCGATGGGCCATCTGCGGCCTCCTCTTTGCATCGGTGGCGATCAATTACATCGATCGCAACATCATCGGCATCCTCAAGAAGCCGCTCAGCGATGAGCTCGGATGGGGCGAAACGGATTACGCACATATCGCCTCGGGGTTTCAACTGGCCTACGCATTCGGTTATCTTCTTGGCGGACGCTTCATGGATTGGATGGGCGTCAAGCGCGGCTTGCCGCTGGCGGTGCTCTTCTGGAGCCTGGCTGCTGCGGCCCACGGGCTCTGCACCTATATCCCGCTCGACGCAAATGTTCCCATTTCCATCCCATGGACGAGCATTTCCTGGACGATTCCGGGAACCGTGTTTGGGTTCATGGCGGCGCGCGTCGCCCTCGGCCTCGCGGAAGGCGGAAATTTTCCGGGCGCGATCAAAACCGTTGCCGAATGGTTTCCCGTCAAGGAACGCGCACTTGCGACGGGCCTGTTCAATGCGGGAACGAACGTTGGCGCAATCATCTGCCCGATTGCGGTTCCGTGGATGTACAAAGCGTGGGGCTGGCCCATGACATTTTACGTAACGGGTGCGCTCGGGATCTTCTGGCTGATTGCCTGGTGGTGGCTTTACGACAATCCTGAAAAGCATCGCCGCCTTTCAGAGGGAGAACGGGATTACATCCGATCGGGCCAGCCGCAAACAATCGAAAAGAAGGAATCGGTTCCCTGGCTCTCACTGCTGGGATATCGCGCCGTCTGGGCCTATCTCGCTGCCAGCATTCTCGCTGGCCCGGTGTGGGGCATCTACATGTTCTTTTTGCCCGATTTCCTGCAGAAGAAATATGATTTGCCGCTCGTCCAAGTCGGCAACTGGACCGCCGTCTTTTACCTGATCGCTTCCTTCGGCGGCATTGCGGGAGGGTGGCTATCCGGGCGGCTCCTGACACGCGGCTGGACAATCAATGCGGCGCGCAAAATTTCGCTGCTGGCGTGCGCCCTTTCGGTGCTGCCCATTTTCCTCGCGCCGCACGTGCCCAGCATCTGGCTGACCGTCATCATCGTTGGCATCGCAGGTTCCGCGCATCAGGGCTGGTCCGCCAATCTCTTCAGCTTTGTTTCAGACACCATGCCGAAGAAGGCAATCAGCTCGGTCGTCGGCCTGGGAGGCTTTGTAGCATTCCTGACGGGAGCATTTGTGGCCGAGCTCATTGGCGTGATCCTGAAGAAAACGGGCAGCTACGCATCCATCTTTGCCGCGGCCTCAATCATGTACCTGCTTTCCCTGACCATTCTCCACCTGCTCGTGCCGCGAATCGGCGGCAAATCGTCCACATGA